A region from the Hydrogenimonas sp. genome encodes:
- a CDS encoding ferrochelatase, protoheme ferro-lyase, translated as MNMGGASNLDEIEIFMRNMFNDHRIIGAPPFVRSRLAEYITASRLQEVRENYEKIGGGSPLLDITRSIQKKLQERIDDAVVEVIMRYTPPFASEVLSRLKSMGVKKLYLIPMYPQFSTTTTASSIEDIRQTAAGICYHPTMVSVLDYYDFDPYLETVEEIISEGVGDEDPSTVNLVFSAHGLPVSVIKRGDPYKKQVEAEVKLHAERLERRGLVFNQIHLAYQSKVGPMKWLTPSLERMLEEIKNRRVLIYPISFTVDNSETLFELDIEYREVAEELGFDLYRVCRCPNDSDRFVDVLERLYRNM; from the coding sequence ATGAATATGGGCGGGGCCTCAAACCTCGACGAGATCGAAATATTTATGCGTAATATGTTCAACGATCACCGTATTATCGGTGCTCCGCCGTTTGTCCGCAGCAGGCTGGCGGAGTACATAACCGCTTCAAGGCTCCAGGAGGTACGCGAAAACTACGAGAAGATCGGGGGCGGATCTCCTCTGCTCGATATTACGAGGTCCATACAGAAAAAACTTCAAGAACGCATCGACGATGCCGTAGTAGAGGTGATCATGAGATATACACCCCCGTTCGCCTCCGAAGTGCTCTCCAGGCTGAAAAGCATGGGAGTCAAAAAACTCTATCTGATCCCCATGTATCCGCAGTTTTCAACGACTACGACAGCCTCTTCCATAGAGGATATTCGTCAAACCGCCGCCGGTATATGCTACCATCCGACCATGGTCAGCGTGCTGGACTATTACGACTTTGACCCCTACCTGGAGACGGTAGAGGAGATCATATCTGAAGGGGTAGGGGACGAGGACCCGTCCACCGTAAACCTGGTTTTTTCGGCTCACGGTCTTCCCGTGAGTGTAATAAAGAGGGGTGACCCCTATAAAAAGCAGGTTGAAGCCGAAGTGAAGCTTCATGCGGAGCGCCTTGAAAGAAGAGGACTTGTTTTCAACCAGATACACCTTGCCTACCAGTCGAAAGTGGGGCCGATGAAGTGGCTGACTCCCTCTCTGGAGAGGATGCTGGAGGAGATTAAAAACAGGCGGGTTCTTATCTATCCCATCTCGTTTACCGTCGACAATTCGGAGACGCTTTTTGAACTCGATATAGAGTATAGAGAGGTGGCCGAGGAGCTTGGTTTCGACCTGTACAGAGTATGTAGATGTCCGAATGATTCGGATCGTTTTGTGGATGTTCTGGAGCGGTTGTACAGAAATATGTAG
- a CDS encoding UDP-glucose dehydrogenase has product MKLSMVGTGYVGLVTGTCFAEMGNRVVCVDIDEKKIENLKKGIIPIYEPGLETMVKENYERGTLSFTTDIKEALEKSDIIFIAVGTPQGEDGSADLRYVLKVAEEIGQNMVHDMIVVDKSTVPVGTADLVKETIQKELDKRGSSLKFSVVSNPEFLKEGSAIEDFMKPDRVVIGADDEEAMETMKELYAPLPTTMNAS; this is encoded by the coding sequence ATGAAACTCAGCATGGTAGGAACCGGATATGTTGGCCTGGTGACAGGGACCTGTTTCGCGGAGATGGGAAACAGGGTCGTCTGTGTAGATATAGATGAAAAGAAGATAGAAAACCTCAAAAAAGGGATTATCCCCATCTACGAGCCGGGCCTCGAGACTATGGTAAAAGAGAATTACGAGCGCGGGACCCTCAGCTTCACAACAGATATAAAAGAGGCTCTCGAAAAGAGCGACATCATCTTCATCGCGGTAGGAACCCCGCAGGGTGAAGACGGCAGCGCCGATCTGCGGTACGTTCTAAAGGTGGCCGAAGAGATAGGGCAGAATATGGTCCACGATATGATCGTCGTGGACAAATCTACCGTCCCGGTAGGCACGGCCGACCTTGTAAAAGAGACGATACAAAAAGAGCTCGACAAAAGAGGCAGCTCTCTTAAGTTCTCCGTAGTCTCCAACCCGGAGTTTCTCAAAGAGGGGTCCGCCATAGAGGACTTCATGAAGCCCGACCGTGTGGTCATAGGTGCCGACGACGAAGAGGCGATGGAGACGATGAAAGAGCTCTACGCCCCTTTACCCACAACCATGAACGCTTCATAG
- a CDS encoding UDP-glucose dehydrogenase, which translates to MDVRSAEMTKYAANAMLATKISFMNEIANICERVGADVNRVRVGIGSDRRIGYSFIYPGCGYGGSCFPKDVQALMKIAEDAGYEPKIIRSVEEVNREQKRVLAEKVIKRFGEDLSGKTFALWGLSFKPETDDMREASSITVVEELTKRGAKIKAYDPKAMEEAKNFYLKGNENVEYVKSKYDALDGACAMILVTEWKEFRSPDFEEMKQRLASPVIFDGRNQFNAKKMEKKGFEYHQIGVPEA; encoded by the coding sequence ATGGATGTAAGAAGCGCAGAGATGACAAAATATGCCGCAAACGCCATGCTCGCTACAAAGATCAGTTTCATGAACGAGATAGCCAACATATGCGAGCGTGTAGGGGCCGATGTAAACAGGGTCCGCGTAGGAATTGGAAGCGACAGAAGAATAGGCTACAGCTTCATCTACCCCGGATGCGGATACGGCGGAAGCTGCTTTCCCAAAGATGTACAGGCCCTTATGAAAATAGCCGAAGATGCGGGGTATGAGCCCAAAATCATCCGCTCCGTGGAAGAGGTCAACAGAGAGCAGAAAAGAGTGCTCGCCGAAAAGGTGATAAAACGTTTCGGTGAAGATTTGAGCGGAAAGACCTTCGCGTTGTGGGGTCTCAGCTTCAAACCAGAAACCGACGATATGCGCGAAGCGAGCTCCATAACCGTCGTGGAGGAGCTGACGAAACGGGGAGCTAAAATAAAGGCGTACGATCCAAAGGCGATGGAGGAGGCGAAAAACTTCTATCTCAAAGGGAACGAAAACGTAGAGTATGTCAAGAGCAAATATGACGCTCTCGACGGTGCGTGCGCCATGATTCTCGTGACGGAGTGGAAGGAGTTCAGAAGCCCCGATTTCGAAGAGATGAAGCAGAGGCTCGCTTCACCGGTAATCTTCGACGGACGAAACCAGTTCAACGCTAAAAAGATGGAGAAGAAAGGTTTCGAGTATCACCAGATAGGGGTACCCGAAGCCTGA
- a CDS encoding glycosyl transferase family 39 encodes MSPKTPDYDPLIERYGLFVLTVVVYLSFFFNLGPVPLFDLDEGAFSEATREMLASGNYITTYLGGDLRFDKPILIYWLQAASVKLFGLNEFALRLPSALAATAWAALLYLFTKRLFDAKTALLATLFMVSALQISVIAKAAIADALLNLWIAASMFSILLYIKSDEKRWLYAAFAAIGFGMLTKGPVAVMIPVAVTFLYFLFKRDLKRWAVSVFNPVGILIFLAVALPWYLLEYMDQGMKFIEGFFFKHNLSRFENSFEGHSGSIFYYIPVLLVGTMPFTGVLTAAIIRIKEWISNDTTLFLVLWFGFVFIFFSFSGTKLPHYVIYGYTPLFIIMALQFSSIKSPLWIVLPPAVLMLVLIFLPEIANAALPSVKDPYAKALIEESGSLFGWRYKMEIALLLAALVVAWRMIEGKLAKSLVTGAVTLLLVNGTILPTYAALAQQPIKEAALFAKKHRLDVVMWGINVPSFMVYSEKIVPRRDPEPGEIVLTKITKLKEVESYQSIFKKYGIVLVRIDSMKKGKE; translated from the coding sequence ATGAGCCCCAAAACACCAGACTACGATCCGCTTATAGAGCGCTACGGCCTCTTCGTACTCACGGTAGTCGTATATCTCAGCTTCTTTTTCAACCTCGGTCCGGTCCCTCTTTTCGACCTGGACGAGGGGGCTTTCAGCGAAGCGACAAGGGAGATGCTCGCTTCGGGCAACTACATAACCACCTATCTCGGCGGAGATCTGAGGTTCGACAAGCCCATACTCATCTACTGGCTACAGGCTGCCAGTGTCAAGCTTTTCGGCCTGAACGAATTCGCTCTGCGCCTCCCCTCCGCACTTGCGGCTACCGCATGGGCCGCGCTGCTTTACCTTTTCACTAAGAGGCTTTTCGACGCCAAAACTGCGCTGCTCGCTACTCTCTTCATGGTTTCGGCACTCCAGATCAGTGTCATAGCCAAAGCGGCTATCGCCGATGCGCTGCTGAACCTCTGGATAGCCGCGAGTATGTTTTCGATACTGCTTTACATAAAAAGCGACGAGAAGAGGTGGCTATACGCCGCATTTGCCGCCATCGGCTTCGGAATGCTCACGAAAGGCCCTGTAGCGGTTATGATCCCGGTTGCGGTCACATTTCTATATTTTCTCTTCAAGCGCGACCTGAAACGGTGGGCCGTTTCGGTATTCAACCCCGTCGGTATTCTCATATTCCTGGCTGTCGCGCTTCCGTGGTACCTGCTCGAGTATATGGACCAGGGGATGAAGTTTATCGAAGGCTTTTTCTTCAAGCACAACCTTTCGCGTTTCGAGAACTCTTTCGAAGGGCACAGCGGCTCCATCTTCTACTACATCCCTGTACTTCTTGTAGGAACCATGCCGTTCACAGGGGTTTTGACCGCCGCAATCATACGCATAAAGGAGTGGATCAGTAACGATACGACCCTCTTTCTGGTCCTCTGGTTCGGCTTTGTGTTCATCTTCTTCTCTTTTTCAGGAACGAAGCTTCCACACTACGTGATCTACGGCTACACACCGCTGTTTATAATTATGGCACTGCAGTTCTCCTCCATAAAATCTCCGCTCTGGATAGTCCTGCCGCCCGCTGTTTTGATGCTGGTTCTGATCTTTCTGCCCGAGATCGCGAACGCGGCGCTTCCTAGTGTCAAAGACCCTTACGCAAAAGCTCTGATAGAGGAGAGCGGTTCACTTTTCGGCTGGCGCTACAAGATGGAGATAGCCCTGCTGCTGGCCGCACTCGTCGTGGCGTGGCGGATGATAGAAGGGAAACTTGCCAAATCCCTGGTTACCGGCGCGGTGACGCTTCTGCTGGTAAACGGAACGATACTTCCCACATACGCGGCGCTCGCCCAGCAGCCGATAAAAGAGGCGGCCCTTTTTGCGAAAAAACATCGTCTCGATGTCGTGATGTGGGGCATCAACGTACCCTCGTTTATGGTATACTCTGAAAAAATCGTCCCCAGGCGGGACCCTGAACCGGGTGAAATAGTCCTGACGAAGATAACCAAACTCAAAGAGGTAGAATCGTACCAGTCCATCTTCAAAAAGTACGGCATAGTTCTGGTACGGATAGACTCCATGAAAAAAGGAAAAGAATGA
- a CDS encoding glycosyl transferase, family 2: MKLSVVIPMMNEEENVKPLFEAVRKALHGIDYELILVDDGSTDHTVERMKELADERTKIIVFNRNFGQTTAMAAGIDEAKGELIATLDGDLQNDPADIPMMIAKLESGGWDVVAGRRAKRQDGMFLRKIPSKIANAIIRKTTGVYLHDYGCTLKVFRNEVAKNLGLYGELHRFIPVLAKMYGAKITEVDVRHHPRIHGESKYGLGRTFKVISDLLLMLFMQKYRTKPMHLFGTIGVPMLGAGLLIDAYMVILKLFGESIGHRPMLMLGVLFTLGGIQLITTGFIAELIMRTYFESQNKKPYTIKEIYTGKSKEAKEG, from the coding sequence ATGAAACTCTCCGTTGTCATCCCGATGATGAACGAAGAAGAGAATGTAAAGCCGCTTTTCGAAGCGGTCAGAAAGGCTCTTCACGGAATAGATTACGAGCTGATTTTAGTCGACGACGGCTCTACCGACCATACGGTCGAGAGAATGAAAGAGCTCGCCGACGAGAGAACCAAGATAATAGTCTTCAACCGGAACTTCGGCCAGACGACGGCCATGGCGGCCGGAATCGACGAGGCGAAGGGTGAGCTCATAGCCACCCTCGACGGCGACCTGCAGAACGACCCGGCCGACATTCCGATGATGATAGCCAAACTCGAAAGCGGCGGATGGGATGTGGTTGCCGGAAGAAGGGCCAAAAGACAGGACGGAATGTTTCTTAGAAAGATTCCGAGCAAGATAGCGAACGCCATAATCAGAAAAACAACGGGCGTATATCTGCACGACTACGGATGTACACTCAAGGTGTTCAGGAACGAGGTGGCGAAAAACCTCGGCCTCTACGGAGAGCTGCACCGTTTCATCCCCGTACTTGCGAAGATGTACGGTGCGAAGATCACCGAAGTCGATGTGCGCCACCATCCGCGTATACACGGTGAGAGCAAATATGGACTGGGGCGCACTTTCAAAGTCATAAGCGACCTTCTTCTTATGCTCTTTATGCAGAAGTACCGTACAAAACCGATGCACCTTTTCGGAACCATCGGAGTCCCTATGCTCGGTGCCGGTCTTCTCATAGACGCCTATATGGTGATTCTCAAACTTTTCGGGGAGAGCATAGGCCACCGCCCTATGCTGATGCTCGGGGTCCTCTTCACTCTCGGCGGCATCCAGCTTATCACTACAGGTTTCATAGCCGAACTCATCATGCGGACCTATTTCGAGTCCCAAAACAAGAAGCCCTACACGATCAAAGAGATATACACAGGGAAGTCGAAAGAGGCGAAAGAGGGTTGA
- a CDS encoding cold shock protein CspA, whose translation MADLINGTVKWFNSEKGYGFIQPDDGGKDVFVHFRQINSTGFGRVSLDEGQKVTFSIGQGEKGPQAENVTAL comes from the coding sequence ATGGCAGATCTAATCAACGGAACGGTAAAATGGTTCAACAGCGAAAAAGGTTACGGGTTTATACAGCCTGACGACGGCGGCAAAGATGTATTCGTACACTTCCGTCAAATCAACAGCACAGGTTTCGGCCGTGTTTCACTCGACGAAGGTCAGAAGGTGACCTTCTCTATAGGTCAGGGCGAAAAAGGTCCTCAGGCTGAAAACGTAACAGCTCTTTAA
- a CDS encoding phosphoribosylformylglycinamidine synthase, synthetase subunit codes for MQDIAEILKAHKLTSEDYEHIKQILGREPNMVEIGIFSAMWSEHCSYKSSKKYLRGFPTEAPWVIQGPGENAGVIDIGEGYAAVFKMESHNHPSFIEPYQGAATGVGGILRDVFTMGARPVANLNALRFGRVRGNDESAAYQRHLVRGVVAGIGGYGNCMGVPTVGGETFFDDSYNGNILVNAFTLGIAKADEIFYGKAEGAGNPVIYVGSKTGRDGLGGAVMSSDSFTEESKSLRPTVQVGDPFTEKLLLEACLELFKTDYVVGIQDMGAAGLTSSSFEMAGRSGSGMRMDLDKVPMREEGMTPYELMLSESQERMLICARKGTEDKIIEIFKKWELDCAVIGEVTDTGLMELYWHGEKVAEVPVDPVSEEAPVLDRPTARPKYLDEIEDIDIDKYELPSEQEAFETIIKSIEVVDKAWVYEQYDSMVQTNTVKKGGDLDGSVIRVKENGRAIAMSSDCNPRYCYIDPKGGAAAAVMESGRNVAMTGARPLAITDCLNYGNPENPEVMWQFAQGCEGIKEACAKLNTPVTGGNVSLYNETNGVSVFPTPTIGMVGVNESQHRVLPSAFRQEGDTLLLIGETKREFGGSIYLKELFKVTGGKLPKIDYDKELALWDLVIEANKKGLLKAAKDLNVGGLAVAVAKMAAVGDMGATVNAELGEDVNIFSESFSRALLEVEPQNVQEVAQMAKERGLACQNVGTTGGDAIRINNIAMQMDHLKDIYFNTFKRIIEQDI; via the coding sequence ATGCAAGATATTGCCGAAATTCTTAAGGCGCACAAGCTCACTTCGGAAGATTACGAACATATAAAGCAGATTCTCGGACGCGAACCGAACATGGTCGAGATCGGCATCTTCAGTGCGATGTGGAGTGAACACTGCAGCTACAAGTCGAGCAAGAAGTATCTGCGCGGTTTCCCCACCGAAGCCCCGTGGGTCATACAGGGCCCGGGTGAGAACGCCGGCGTCATCGACATAGGAGAGGGGTACGCGGCCGTATTCAAGATGGAGAGCCACAACCACCCGAGTTTCATAGAGCCCTACCAGGGAGCGGCAACGGGCGTGGGCGGCATACTGCGCGACGTATTTACGATGGGCGCCAGGCCGGTGGCGAACCTTAACGCCCTTCGATTCGGGCGGGTACGGGGCAACGACGAGAGTGCCGCCTACCAGCGCCACCTGGTGCGAGGTGTCGTTGCGGGCATAGGCGGCTACGGAAACTGCATGGGAGTCCCGACAGTCGGGGGTGAGACCTTTTTCGACGACAGCTACAACGGCAACATACTCGTAAACGCATTTACACTCGGCATAGCCAAAGCCGACGAGATCTTCTACGGAAAAGCGGAAGGAGCCGGGAACCCCGTAATATATGTGGGTTCCAAAACGGGCAGAGACGGTCTCGGCGGCGCCGTGATGAGCTCCGACAGCTTCACCGAAGAGTCCAAAAGCCTGCGTCCGACCGTCCAGGTGGGAGACCCCTTCACCGAAAAGCTGCTGCTCGAAGCGTGCCTCGAGCTCTTCAAAACGGACTACGTTGTGGGTATTCAGGATATGGGCGCCGCGGGCCTTACCTCCAGCTCTTTCGAGATGGCCGGACGAAGCGGCAGCGGCATGAGAATGGACCTCGACAAAGTACCCATGAGAGAAGAGGGGATGACCCCCTACGAGCTGATGCTCAGCGAATCTCAGGAGAGGATGCTCATCTGCGCGCGCAAGGGCACCGAAGATAAGATAATAGAGATATTCAAGAAGTGGGAGCTCGACTGCGCGGTGATAGGGGAGGTGACAGACACAGGCCTCATGGAGCTTTACTGGCACGGTGAAAAGGTGGCCGAAGTGCCTGTAGACCCGGTAAGCGAAGAGGCGCCGGTTCTCGACCGCCCGACGGCAAGGCCGAAGTATCTCGACGAGATAGAAGATATTGATATTGACAAATATGAACTACCTTCCGAGCAGGAGGCGTTCGAGACGATCATAAAATCCATAGAGGTTGTAGACAAAGCGTGGGTCTACGAGCAGTACGACTCCATGGTGCAGACAAACACCGTTAAAAAGGGCGGAGACCTCGACGGCTCGGTGATTCGCGTAAAAGAGAACGGCCGAGCCATAGCGATGAGCTCCGACTGCAACCCGCGCTACTGCTACATAGATCCGAAAGGCGGAGCCGCGGCGGCGGTGATGGAGTCCGGCAGAAACGTAGCGATGACGGGTGCCAGGCCCCTTGCCATAACAGACTGCCTAAACTACGGAAACCCCGAAAACCCCGAAGTTATGTGGCAGTTCGCACAGGGATGCGAAGGCATAAAAGAGGCATGCGCGAAACTGAACACCCCGGTAACAGGCGGTAACGTCTCACTCTACAACGAAACAAACGGAGTGAGCGTATTCCCGACACCGACCATAGGCATGGTGGGCGTCAACGAATCCCAGCACAGAGTCCTCCCCTCGGCTTTCCGGCAGGAGGGAGACACACTTCTTCTCATAGGCGAAACCAAAAGAGAGTTCGGCGGCAGCATCTACCTCAAAGAGCTCTTCAAGGTAACGGGCGGCAAGCTGCCCAAAATCGACTACGATAAAGAGCTCGCACTCTGGGATCTGGTGATAGAAGCCAACAAAAAAGGACTCCTTAAAGCCGCAAAAGACCTGAACGTCGGCGGCCTCGCCGTAGCGGTAGCCAAAATGGCGGCGGTAGGCGACATGGGCGCTACGGTAAACGCAGAGCTCGGAGAAGATGTAAACATCTTCAGCGAAAGCTTCTCCAGGGCACTTCTCGAAGTTGAACCCCAAAACGTGCAAGAGGTAGCCCAAATGGCCAAAGAGCGCGGCCTCGCATGTCAAAACGTAGGAACCACAGGAGGAGACGCCATCCGCATAAACAACATAGCGATGCAGATGGACCACCTCAAAGATATCTACTTCAACACCTTCAAACGCATAATAGAACAAGACATCTAA
- a CDS encoding glutamate synthase [NADPH] large chain: protein MQRKPRLFIGSSVESLDIADAINLNLDHQAEVTIWRNGTFELSNNTIDSLVKKAESVDFSLFIFSPDDISIIKNKQKAVVRDNVLFELGLFIGAIGKERCFILKPRDVDLHFPTDLLGVTPADYEPNRSDGDLASAVNHACVLIKKQMEKLQPLSALSSPPKPKPISVNVSAELTDLDFTVLGTLIGTATSSPNGYAISTVKNELKNNSPRVDLSIIKLEKLGYIDRRNETDEMNEYEYFAYTITTDGVELLIENENKAFGTTAPAKIDDGFNDDIPF from the coding sequence ATGCAAAGAAAACCAAGATTATTTATAGGTTCATCTGTAGAAAGCTTAGATATAGCTGACGCAATAAACTTAAATCTCGATCACCAAGCCGAAGTGACAATTTGGCGGAATGGAACCTTTGAATTATCCAATAACACTATTGATTCATTAGTTAAAAAAGCAGAGTCAGTAGATTTTTCTCTTTTTATTTTCTCGCCTGATGACATATCAATAATCAAAAACAAACAAAAAGCAGTTGTGAGGGACAATGTACTATTTGAGCTTGGGTTATTTATAGGCGCAATTGGCAAAGAGCGTTGCTTCATATTGAAACCAAGAGATGTTGATCTTCATTTTCCAACTGATTTACTTGGTGTAACCCCGGCAGATTATGAACCAAATAGGTCTGATGGTGATTTAGCTTCAGCAGTTAATCATGCATGTGTACTTATCAAAAAACAAATGGAAAAATTACAACCATTAAGTGCGTTATCATCACCACCAAAACCAAAACCAATATCAGTAAATGTTAGCGCCGAACTAACAGACTTAGATTTTACTGTGCTAGGCACACTTATAGGTACAGCCACATCAAGCCCTAATGGTTATGCTATTTCTACGGTCAAAAACGAACTAAAGAACAATTCCCCAAGAGTTGATCTGTCGATTATAAAATTAGAGAAACTTGGATATATAGACAGAAGAAACGAAACTGATGAAATGAATGAATATGAGTATTTCGCATACACAATAACTACAGATGGAGTGGAATTACTTATTGAAAATGAAAACAAAGCATTCGGTACTACCGCACCCGCTAAAATAGATGATGGTTTCAATGACGATATACCATTCTAA